The genomic region TTCCGATCGAATCCATGATGGACATCAGGATACATTGTCAGCGAAACAACACCCGGCTGTGCCTCGTTCAACCAGTCGCAGAAGCTCCCGCACGTCTCTCCATCGCCCCAGGAATCTTTCTCTCCAGAAATGATGAGAATCGGGGCTCCGGTTAATCCGGTCACGTCAAAATGTTTTTTCAACTCTTTGCACACAGGATAGAACCCTACATGGGCGGCAAATCCCGGTTGGCCCGGTCCCAGCCATTGAGTGACCACTTTTCGTGAGGCAACAGAAACGCTCAGATGACCCCCGAGAGAAAATCCCATAATGGCGATACGCTTTGCATCGACGCGCGGATGGGAGCGTAAAACCTTCAACGCTCCGAAAGCCCACGGTTGGAAAGTGGCAATGGGCGGGCGGTCAGAGAGGGAGGTAAAAACACCGGTTTTAAAATCCACTTCAAATGTCCCGATTCCGGCGTCCAACAGCGCAGGCCGATGAAACGCATACCTGCTATCAACCCCGGCGGACCCGTGAACGAGAACAACGACCGGCACTGATTCCTTATTCTCTTTTGGCAAAGTTAAGATACCGCTGAAATGCTTAGGCGTCGTTTCAAACCCCTCGAAGCGTAGCGTTTCATGGGTAATCAGAGATGCACACCCCGCGAGAGCCGCCAAAACAAGGATCAACAA from Deltaproteobacteria bacterium harbors:
- a CDS encoding dienelactone hydrolase family protein, which translates into the protein MRSIRLTLLILVLAALAGCASLITHETLRFEGFETTPKHFSGILTLPKENKESVPVVVLVHGSAGVDSRYAFHRPALLDAGIGTFEVDFKTGVFTSLSDRPPIATFQPWAFGALKVLRSHPRVDAKRIAIMGFSLGGHLSVSVASRKVVTQWLGPGQPGFAAHVGFYPVCKELKKHFDVTGLTGAPILIISGEKDSWGDGETCGSFCDWLNEAQPGVVSLTMYPDVHHGFDRKGSWKGYAPFAQNNTAILQWDAEAAHDSRKRAVAFLRQAFGL